GTAGCCGTGGAGGAACACGTAGGGCTCTTCTTCGTCGATGGCTGCTGCGCATCCTTCTCTCACACGGACTTTGTGTTGTTCCTGCTGCTCGCAAATCCTTGTCCTGAGGTAGTTCCTCAAGCCCGTGGCATCGAACAACAGGCGCGGCTGCAACCTGATGCTCTCTACGAGCTGACCAAGCCCGGATTTTGGAGCGGACCGGCTCCCTGGCAAACTGAGACATTGCCATTTTCTTATCCTTGACTCATCAACAGCCTCCGCGCCATCGCCCAGCGCACCCGACAAAGCCGCAAACAGGTCGGCTCGCCTGTCGGTGAAGCACACCCAGTGGACCTCGGGAAAGGCCATCACGAGCATGGGGAAGAGGGAAAGGACATCCGTGCCGATTGGCGTCCACTTGGAAAGGTCGCAGGCCTGCGCGCACAAAGTCCAATGGGCAGCTCCGAAAAAGCAGGGGTCAAGGATGGCCGTGAAAGCGGAGCCGGCGGAGTTGCGGGATAGCTGCTCCTCCAACGAATCGGCGACGTACTGGAAGGCGGCGAGGCAGTCGTCTTGCGAGACCCCGCCAGGCACCGGGATATGGATCATCCTCTGGCCGACGACAAAAGACCAATAACGATTGAGGCTCTGGTAAAGGCGGGGATCTCCGGAAATTAGGCAGATTCTCATAGGCACCCCTTAGCCGGTTAACTCCCTCACCAGCGACCTGAGTTCGGCAATGTCAATCGGTTTCTTCAGGAATTTGGCAGCACCCAGGTTCAAGCACGCAACCGCAGCGTCAAAGTCGCGGTAGGCGGACATCATCACTACAGGAATCGCCGGATATTGCTCCCTGCACCACTTCAGGACTTCGATGCCGCCCCTGTCTATCCCTGGCCTCGATTCGTCAAGGCAGATGTCCACGAGAAGCAGAGATACGCCCTCGTCGATTTTCGTCTTGGCCTCAGATAGCGAGAGCGCGGTGACAACCTCCCACTCCCCCTGAAGGGCTCTCACGAGAGCCGCCAGGTATTCCGGTATGTCATCAACAATCAATATTTTCGGGCGGTTCATTTTCTGTTTCGCCTTCTCCGAGTAGGAACACCGTCCCGCCACCTATGTCTCTAAATTG
The sequence above is a segment of the Calditrichota bacterium genome. Coding sequences within it:
- a CDS encoding response regulator, translating into MAGRCSYSEKAKQKMNRPKILIVDDIPEYLAALVRALQGEWEVVTALSLSEAKTKIDEGVSLLLVDICLDESRPGIDRGGIEVLKWCREQYPAIPVVMMSAYRDFDAAVACLNLGAAKFLKKPIDIAELRSLVRELTG